In Pseudomonas nunensis, a single window of DNA contains:
- the rfbF gene encoding glucose-1-phosphate cytidylyltransferase, which yields MKAVILAGGLGTRISEESHLKPKPMIEIGGKPILWHIMKQYSAHGIHDFVICLGYKGYAIKDFFANYFLHTSDVTFDMCNNRMDVHQNYSEPWRVTLIDTGEDTMTGGRLRRASRYLEGEQAFCFTYGDGVSDLNIGALVDFHLAHGKLATVTAVQPPGRYGALERDGDSVKGFIEKPRGDGGWINGGFFVLSPKVLPYIADDQTSWEAEPLAALASEEQLQAFQHDGFWHPMDTLRDKNHLEALWLSGEAPWKQWD from the coding sequence ATGAAGGCAGTTATTTTGGCGGGTGGCCTGGGCACGCGAATCAGCGAAGAGTCGCACCTCAAGCCCAAGCCGATGATCGAGATCGGCGGCAAGCCAATTCTCTGGCACATCATGAAGCAGTACTCCGCGCACGGAATCCACGATTTCGTGATTTGCCTTGGCTACAAGGGCTACGCGATCAAGGACTTCTTCGCCAACTACTTCCTGCACACCTCCGACGTCACCTTCGACATGTGCAACAACCGCATGGACGTTCACCAGAATTACAGCGAGCCGTGGCGCGTGACCCTGATCGACACCGGCGAAGACACCATGACCGGTGGCCGTCTGCGCCGCGCCTCGCGTTACCTGGAAGGCGAACAAGCCTTCTGCTTTACCTACGGCGATGGCGTCTCGGACTTGAACATCGGCGCGCTGGTGGACTTTCACTTGGCCCACGGCAAGCTCGCAACGGTGACCGCCGTGCAACCGCCAGGCCGTTACGGCGCCCTGGAGCGCGACGGTGACAGCGTCAAAGGCTTCATCGAGAAGCCGCGCGGTGATGGCGGCTGGATCAATGGCGGCTTCTTTGTCCTGTCGCCGAAGGTCTTGCCATACATCGCCGACGACCAGACGTCCTGGGAGGCCGAGCCCCTCGCGGCACTGGCCAGCGAAGAACAATTGCAGGCCTTCCAGCACGACGGCTTCTGGCATCCGATGGACACCCTGCGCGACAAGAACCACCTCGAAGCGTTGTGGCTGAGCGGGGAGGCCCCATGGAAACAATGGGACTGA
- a CDS encoding calcium-binding protein: protein MSVINGTNGTDTLIGTNQDDVIHGRGGDDVLIGGAGADALDGGAGFDTADYSWSSAGISIDLRSGVSLPGVGGDAEGDTLKSIEKVIGSDYDDTFTTTLSGRTLEGGRGNDTYIVNAAGGKIIEQSGWAGGFDDQVQTSLAHYRLDDNIERLTYTGTGKFTGYGNASDNVITGGASNDVLLGGGGADHFIGGAGWDTASYTDSAEGLTFDLKYANSTSGIAIGDTYTDIEAIRGSNHDDVFTIGAGFKALDGAGGFDTVDFWGSEQAITLDLRNGVGKPGIGGDAEGVTLKNIEHVIGTMWGDTYVINTQGVTITERGFGEGIDEIRTGLASYTLDTNVESLTYTGKGSFTGYGNAGDNTLTGGAGNDVLSGGEGADHLIGGAGLDTASYAESTEGLTVDLTAGPLIAGQLSTGAALGDTYVGIERVLGSNYDDHFRAIDMLIGIDGGDGFDTVDYSWSSDALNINLREPGTGADAGADNLTHVEKIIGSLGADTFTTSIGGVTFQGGEGDDTYIINTSNLVTILDDGRSNNTGDTLILNNVATAADLNVMRVGDDLYLSNTSPASGAVPDNGVKLQDWFAGFASIEHIQTADGQAFNLPTSADAFAMLG, encoded by the coding sequence ATGTCAGTGATCAATGGAACAAACGGCACGGATACGCTGATCGGAACCAACCAGGATGACGTTATCCATGGACGGGGCGGCGATGACGTACTGATCGGCGGCGCCGGCGCGGACGCGCTCGACGGCGGTGCGGGGTTCGATACGGCGGATTACTCTTGGTCCTCCGCCGGGATCAGCATCGACCTGCGCAGCGGCGTCAGCCTGCCTGGTGTCGGCGGCGATGCCGAAGGCGATACGCTGAAGAGCATCGAGAAGGTCATTGGCAGTGATTACGATGACACCTTCACCACCACGTTGTCCGGCCGAACGCTTGAAGGCGGCAGAGGCAACGACACCTACATCGTCAATGCCGCCGGCGGCAAAATCATTGAACAGAGCGGTTGGGCGGGTGGTTTTGACGATCAAGTCCAGACCAGCCTGGCTCACTATCGCCTGGACGATAACATCGAGCGTCTGACCTATACCGGCACCGGCAAATTTACCGGTTACGGCAATGCCAGCGATAACGTGATCACTGGCGGTGCCAGCAACGACGTGCTGTTGGGTGGCGGCGGCGCCGACCATTTTATCGGCGGTGCAGGGTGGGACACCGCGAGCTACACCGACAGCGCCGAGGGTCTCACCTTTGATCTGAAGTACGCTAACTCCACCTCCGGGATTGCCATTGGCGATACCTACACCGACATCGAAGCGATCCGCGGCTCGAATCACGACGACGTGTTTACCATTGGTGCCGGGTTCAAGGCGCTGGACGGTGCGGGTGGTTTCGACACCGTGGACTTTTGGGGTTCGGAACAGGCAATCACCCTGGATTTGCGCAACGGTGTGGGCAAGCCGGGCATTGGCGGGGATGCTGAAGGCGTTACCTTGAAAAACATCGAGCACGTCATCGGCACCATGTGGGGTGACACCTACGTGATCAACACCCAGGGTGTCACGATTACCGAGCGGGGCTTCGGAGAGGGCATCGACGAAATTCGTACCGGCCTGGCGTCCTACACCCTGGACACAAATGTCGAGTCGCTGACCTACACCGGAAAAGGCTCGTTCACCGGTTACGGCAATGCTGGCGACAACACCCTCACCGGCGGCGCGGGTAACGACGTGCTGTCGGGCGGCGAAGGGGCGGACCACTTGATCGGCGGCGCTGGCCTGGACACCGCGAGCTATGCCGAGAGTACCGAGGGTTTGACGGTCGACCTGACCGCCGGACCACTGATCGCCGGGCAACTGAGCACCGGCGCAGCGCTGGGTGACACCTACGTCGGTATCGAGCGGGTGCTTGGCTCGAACTACGACGACCATTTCCGGGCGATTGACATGCTGATCGGCATCGATGGCGGGGACGGTTTCGATACCGTGGATTATTCCTGGTCCAGCGACGCGCTGAACATCAACCTTCGCGAGCCGGGTACCGGCGCTGACGCCGGGGCCGATAACTTGACCCATGTGGAAAAAATCATCGGTTCGCTCGGGGCCGACACCTTCACCACCTCCATCGGCGGCGTCACTTTCCAGGGCGGCGAAGGTGACGACACCTACATCATCAACACCAGCAACCTGGTGACGATCCTGGATGACGGCCGCAGCAATAACACAGGCGACACCCTGATCCTGAACAACGTCGCCACCGCCGCTGACCTGAATGTCATGCGGGTGGGTGATGATCTTTACCTCAGCAACACCAGCCCTGCGTCCGGAGCAGTTCCGGATAACGGCGTGAAGCTTCAGGATTGGTTCGCCGGTTTCGCCAGCATCGAACACATCCAGACCGCTGACGGCCAGGCCTTCAATTTGCCGACCAGCGCCGATGCTTTCGCCATGCTCGGCTAA